In Nostoc sp. GT001, a genomic segment contains:
- a CDS encoding WD40 repeat domain-containing protein encodes MNTTTSKSKEFEQHYSGTLSDYVTAIAWSPQGKTLAATSAAGEVVLWNNGELTSLQTGNGKSVDCLAFSPDGKFLAVGGQDGQVKIWQNTELIATLENAPAWVDKLAWNYTSNQLAFSLGRYVQVWDADTREIVVTLNFENSSVLGIDWRIDGQYLAISGYQGIKIWHSQNWDEEPYNLDMTTVSVAMAWSPDGKYLASGNMDRSVTVLEWNNPDPWVMRGFPGKIRQLAWSEAMTKVGAPILASSSVEGIVVWEKLEDDTLGWEARVLTNHVGVINAIAFAPKSFLLASAAADGWLCLWNKAKEVSQIITGVSAGFSTLAWHPEGKLLAAGGEQGELLVWSKVLRGQGFGRS; translated from the coding sequence ATGAACACCACAACCAGCAAATCTAAGGAATTTGAACAACACTATTCGGGAACACTTTCAGATTATGTAACTGCGATCGCTTGGTCGCCACAAGGTAAAACTTTAGCAGCAACTTCTGCCGCCGGGGAAGTTGTTCTGTGGAATAATGGCGAACTCACAAGCTTACAAACTGGTAACGGTAAATCTGTAGACTGTCTAGCTTTTTCGCCAGATGGAAAATTTTTAGCCGTTGGTGGACAAGATGGACAGGTGAAAATTTGGCAGAATACTGAATTAATCGCCACTTTGGAAAATGCCCCCGCATGGGTTGACAAGCTAGCTTGGAATTACACCAGTAACCAACTAGCTTTTAGTTTGGGGCGTTATGTCCAAGTCTGGGATGCAGATACTCGTGAAATTGTTGTGACGCTGAATTTTGAAAACTCGTCAGTTTTGGGCATTGATTGGCGCATTGATGGGCAATACCTAGCCATTAGCGGTTATCAGGGTATCAAGATTTGGCATAGTCAAAACTGGGATGAAGAACCATACAACCTAGATATGACTACTGTCAGTGTGGCTATGGCTTGGTCGCCTGATGGTAAATACCTGGCTTCTGGCAACATGGATCGTAGTGTCACCGTTTTAGAATGGAACAACCCCGACCCTTGGGTGATGCGTGGCTTCCCTGGTAAAATTCGCCAATTGGCATGGTCAGAAGCTATGACCAAAGTCGGTGCGCCAATACTGGCATCTTCTAGCGTTGAAGGTATTGTGGTGTGGGAAAAGCTAGAGGATGACACTTTAGGTTGGGAAGCGCGAGTTTTAACAAATCATGTAGGTGTGATCAATGCGATCGCCTTTGCACCCAAAAGCTTCCTTCTCGCTTCTGCTGCTGCTGATGGCTGGTTATGTTTGTGGAACAAAGCCAAGGAAGTATCCCAAATTATCACAGGTGTCTCAGCAGGATTTTCCACCCTAGCTTGGCATCCCGAAGGTAAGTTACTGGCCGCAGGCGGTGAACAGGGCGAATTACTTGTTTGGTCAAAGGTTTTGCGGGGTCAAGGATTCGGGCGCAGTTAA